One region of Mangifera indica cultivar Alphonso chromosome 3, CATAS_Mindica_2.1, whole genome shotgun sequence genomic DNA includes:
- the LOC123212199 gene encoding uncharacterized protein LOC123212199 produces the protein MHLFKPHLASNTTKSRMASVEIVQATEATTRSINEPPRISFSAEFLDENSFISISPHSETSEKDQEKPRINAEFEFLSNNNGSSHTMLTADELFFEGKLLPFWQTHHSEQLNKISLKPKDAEKEVNKEAAENRASWLVDDDPSPRPPKCTVLWKELLRLKKQGGSSLSSSSSSSSTSYSSSSLTDVAATTEAKAMKEGAGSREKQQVKRVSKGLQRTRSASIRIRPIINVPLCTQVKSSAVAPPFLFKKGRLER, from the coding sequence ATGCACTTGTTCAAGCCACATCTCGCCTCAAACACAACCAAATCCAGAATGGCCTCCgtagaaattgttcaagccaCTGAAGCCACCACTAGATCCATCAATGAGCCGCCCAGAATTTCTTTCTCTGCTGAATTTCTTGATGAAAACAGCTTCATTTCCATCAGCCCCCACTCTGAAACCAGTGAAAAAGACCAAGAAAAACCCAGAATCAATGCAGAATTTGAGTTTCTCTCCAACAACAATGGCAGTAGCCACACTATGTTGACTGCAGATGAGCTTTTTTTTGAAGGAAAGCTCCTCCCTTTCTGGCAAACACACCACTCGGAGCAGCTCAACAAGATCAGCTTGAAACCAAAAGATGCAGAAAAAGAAGTTAATAAAGAGGCAGCTGAAAATAGAGCAAGTTGGCTTGTTGATGATGACCCTTCTCCAAGGCCACCAAAGTGCACCGTTTTGTGGAAAGAGCTACTGAGGTTAAAGAAGCAAGGGGGTTCTtctttgtcatcatcttcttcttcctcttcaacatCATATTCTTCGAGCTCACTGACCGATGTGGCGGCGACAACAGAAGCAAAAGCGATGAAAGAAGGTGCTGGGAGCAGAGAGAAGCAGCAGGTTAAGAGGGTAAGCAAGGGACTGCAGAGAACAAGATCAGCTAGTATCAGAATAAGGCCAATTATAAATGTGCCTCTCTGCACACAAGTCAAGAGCAGTGCAGTGGCGCCACCATTTCTCTTCAAGAAAGGAAGATTAGAGAGGTGA